TTTCGAGCAAGGATGAATTTTTCAAAGCTATCGAACAGGAGCGTATTGTAGAGCTGGTCGGAGAGGGGCACCGCTTCTTCGACATTCGCCGCTGGCGGAAAGCCGAAGAAATCTGGCCTATGCCCTCCGGTCAGGTGTTGTACGATTCGCAGGGAACCCGGATTCGCGATGAATTCGTGAATGCTCCCATCCGCGATTACCAGCGGTACTACCAATTCCAGATTCCGACGGGTGAGATTGAAGTTAACTCGCAGATTATCCAAAACGAACCGTGGTTCTAAGCTTGAAGATGCTTTTCCTATGAAACGACACTATTTATTCATACTCCTCGGACTGCTGGCTCTTTCCTGCACCAAAATGCCTATCGATGAAACGGGACTGCTGATTACTACTCGCTCCCAATGCTACATGACTTTCTTCGATTTACTCGGTTCGGATCACCGTACCGTACTGGTCAGTGGGCAGACCAAAATAGACACCGAAGCCCAGACCGTGACGGCGGTGGCTCGTTTTGGTACTAATCTGCAACGCGTCAAACCCTATTGCAGTGTAGTGACCGACGCCATTGTGGAACCAACCATGGGCATCTGGACGGACTATACGCAACCACAACAGTACACGGTTGTGTCGGGCAATCGGACGGTACGGAAAACTTATACAGTCACGGTAACCCTCCAGCAATAACATGAAAAAGCTATGGACTCTTTTACTGGCGGGAGTAGTGCTACAGGCCTGTCAGAAATCGGACGACGAAGCCAGTGGTCCGCTCCAAAACGACCTGCTCAAAAAAACGACGGGTCCCGCCGTTGTTGGTGATCGCATGGAATTTGCCTACGCCCTGGGTACGCTGGAAGGACAACTCAAAGAGGTACGGGTGGAAGCTACCATTGCCGGAGGAACGGGTACGGGATTCAGTCGGTATTCCTGGTATACGAACCGAAATACCGGCGTGGATCAACCCGTACAAACAGCTTCGGATACGACCACGACTGGAGCGGTTTCTACCGCTTCGCTCTTGGGAGGCGAGAATCAGTCAGCCGTTACGTTACGTTATTACTACGCTCCCACGGAAGAAGCCAAGGGCCGGGACGTGCGGTTTCGTTTCAGCGGTACTTCCTCAACGGGAAAAGAAGTACGGTTTGAATCACCGGCCTACCGCATCAGTCGCATGGATATGAAGCGTACTCTGCAACTCACCGACGGAGCTAAAGCCTACGTGTCCATTGCCGACATGGCGGTATACACGAAAGAAGAAGTGGAACGTAATAATCTGGCCGCCAAAATTGATTTCGTGTACCTCTACCGACCGACGTTAAGCGGCTTTACTTTCGGTCACGCCTGGGTTGCTCCTTCCCGAAGCGAATACCTGAGCGATGTAAGCCTACCTGCCGGACTAACGACGCGTACGCTGATGGATAAACGGGTGGACGTAAAAGATGCCCAGCTTCGCGGTACGGCGGGTTTTGATGTCTATATTGACGATATTGATCTAGAACGTACCACCTTTACTAATGCGTCGGATTACGCCTTTGGCTTAACGGCTGATCAGGGAGCGTTCGTCAAAACGGCCAATGGAGCTTACGCAGCTTATGTGTATGTCAATGCGGTGAATAATACCGAAAAGAGTATGACGGTGAGTATCAAACGACTACAACTTAATTAATGCGTTGAGGGCTTCCGTATCGGAAGCCCTTGCTACCTCCTGCTGATGAACCGACTAATCGCGTTACTCTTCTTTGCACTGACCATGCCCGCGTTGTGGGCCCAGCAAAAAGCTCCCACGTTTTTGCTCGATGGCACATTCCTGGCTCAGCAAAAAGCCCAAAGCAAACAGGGTGATGCGGCCGTACAACAGGCTTTGGAAGCGTTAATTCAACAGGCCCGGCAAACCCTGAACCATCCTACGTATTCGGTTACGTACAAAAGCAAAGTACCGCCGAGTGGAGATAAGCACGACTACATGAGCGTCGGTCCGTATTGGTGGCCCGATTCGACCAAGCCCGATGGGCTACCGTACATCCGCAAGGACGGTCGCATAAATCCGGAACGGTATACGATTAAGGATGCTACCTACCTGCACCAGCTTTGCGTGGATGTACAGCAATTGGCCGTAACCTATTATTTCACGGAAGATGAAACCTACGCCCGCCGGGCCGCCGAATTGCTACGCGTCTGGTTTTTGAATCCCGAAACCCGGATGAACCCGAACCTGAACTACGGGCAGGCAATTCCCGGAGTCACCGATGGGCGAGGAATCGGATTGATCGACAGCCGCTATTTTGCCGTATTGGTAGATGCCGTGCAACTGCTAAAACCCTCCAAAGCCTGGCCGAAAGCCGAGCATCAGGCTTTACAAAGTTGGTTCCGTACCTTTCTGGACTGGATGCAGACCAGTCCCGTCGGCAAAGACGAAGCCGATGAACACAACAACCACGGAACGTATTACGATTTCCAGGCAGTGGCCATGGCCCTATTCATTGAAGATACTGACCTGTCTCGCCGGATGCTGGAAAAGCAAACCCTGCCCCGCATCAGTAGTCAGTTCGCAGTCGATGGCAGTCAGCCGCACGAACTGGCCCGTACCGTTTCCTGGGGGTACTGCGTCATGAACCTGCAGGGCTTCTTTGGACTGGCCTTACTGGCGGAAAACTTGAACATGAATCTCTGGACCTATGAGACGCCCGAGGGGAAAGGACTCAAAAAAGCCTTCCTATGGCTATTACCCTACGCCGAAGGCAAAAAGCCCTGGACGCACCAGCAAATCAAAGCCATGCATCGGGAAGAATTTATTCCCTTACAGGCCCTGGCAGCTCGAAAATATTCGGACGTTCCCGCTGTAACGATCCCGAATCCCAGTGGTTTTTTCCGTCTTACCCAAGCCCTTTTTTAACGTTGCATGAAACGATACGTCCTCATTGGCTGGCTACTCTGGCTAGCTGGCCCGACTCTGGCTCAGCAAAACTTACTGAGTGGGCGATTTTCGGTGGAAGAACTGCGAAACGTACTGATTCCGGAGCGGGAATGGACGCCCTTTCCGCGTCGGGAAGATCGGGCGGGCTGGGCTCAGGCCGATTCCGGGATGATGAAGGCGTACGTGAAAAAGGCCGAAACCTATCTGAATTATGAATGGCCTTACGTACCCGCTACGAAATCCCTCCTGATTGAACGTACGGGTAATCGTGATGAATACCAAAGCATTAGCTTTCAGAAACGGGATGTGCTGGGGGTCCTGCTATTGGCGGAGATTTACGAAAATCAGGGGCGATTTGTAGACCCTATTATTGATGGCGTCTGGTCCATTTGTGAAGAATCTTTCTGGGGAGCTTCGGCTCATTTACCCCGCGAGGTTAAGGGTCTGGTGGATGTTTCCAAACCTTTTGTCGATTTGTTTGCGGCGGAAACGGCAACGTATCTGGCCTGGGTTGACTATTACCTGGGCGATAAATTGGACGCCGTAACCCCGCAAATTCGCAAACGTATCTATTACGAAACCAACCGCCGGATCTTTGAGCCACTCATGAATCAACCCCACAGCTGGATGCAAAGTCATGCCAATGGTCGGCCCCCCAATAACTGGAATCCCTGGATTTGTTCGAACTGGCTGAATGCTGTACTGCTGCTCGAAAAAGAGGATCAAAAACGGGCCGCAGCGGTACACAAACTGCTGGGCGTACTCGATAATTTTTTGAATCCCTACCCAGCCGATGGGGGCTGCGACGAAGGTCCGAGTTACTGGGGAGCGGCAGCCGCGTCTCTGTATGACAACGTTTCTCTGCTGAATACCGCCTCCCGGAATGCCTTTGCTTACGTGTATGCCGATGAAAAATTCCGGAACAT
The genomic region above belongs to Siphonobacter curvatus and contains:
- a CDS encoding DUF5018 domain-containing protein, with translation MKRHYLFILLGLLALSCTKMPIDETGLLITTRSQCYMTFFDLLGSDHRTVLVSGQTKIDTEAQTVTAVARFGTNLQRVKPYCSVVTDAIVEPTMGIWTDYTQPQQYTVVSGNRTVRKTYTVTVTLQQ
- a CDS encoding DUF4466 family protein; translation: MKKLWTLLLAGVVLQACQKSDDEASGPLQNDLLKKTTGPAVVGDRMEFAYALGTLEGQLKEVRVEATIAGGTGTGFSRYSWYTNRNTGVDQPVQTASDTTTTGAVSTASLLGGENQSAVTLRYYYAPTEEAKGRDVRFRFSGTSSTGKEVRFESPAYRISRMDMKRTLQLTDGAKAYVSIADMAVYTKEEVERNNLAAKIDFVYLYRPTLSGFTFGHAWVAPSRSEYLSDVSLPAGLTTRTLMDKRVDVKDAQLRGTAGFDVYIDDIDLERTTFTNASDYAFGLTADQGAFVKTANGAYAAYVYVNAVNNTEKSMTVSIKRLQLN
- a CDS encoding alginate lyase family protein; translation: MNRLIALLFFALTMPALWAQQKAPTFLLDGTFLAQQKAQSKQGDAAVQQALEALIQQARQTLNHPTYSVTYKSKVPPSGDKHDYMSVGPYWWPDSTKPDGLPYIRKDGRINPERYTIKDATYLHQLCVDVQQLAVTYYFTEDETYARRAAELLRVWFLNPETRMNPNLNYGQAIPGVTDGRGIGLIDSRYFAVLVDAVQLLKPSKAWPKAEHQALQSWFRTFLDWMQTSPVGKDEADEHNNHGTYYDFQAVAMALFIEDTDLSRRMLEKQTLPRISSQFAVDGSQPHELARTVSWGYCVMNLQGFFGLALLAENLNMNLWTYETPEGKGLKKAFLWLLPYAEGKKPWTHQQIKAMHREEFIPLQALAARKYSDVPAVTIPNPSGFFRLTQALF